In Marinibacterium anthonyi, the DNA window CGGCTCCCTGTTTGTTGGTTTCCGCAAGGCTATTTTTTCTTGATTGACGAGTCAATAAACCGTTCCTACCCTTTGGCCGAAAGCCCGTGGAAGGATGCGGAATGCCCAAAGTTGGGATGGAACCTGTCAGGCGGGATGCGCTGGTCAGGGCGACGATTGCCGAGATCGGGCAAGCCGGGTCGCTGGACGTGACCGTCAGCCAGATCGCGCGGCGGGCGGGGATGTCCTCGGCGCTGGCGCATCATTACTTCGGCGGCAAGGCCCAGATCTTCCTGGCGGCAATGCGCCACATCCTGACCGAATACGGGGCCGAGGTGCGCCGCGAACTGTCCGGCGCCGCCCCCGAACAACGGGCCGAGGCGATCATCCGGGCCAGTTTCGCGCCGTCGTCGTTCCGGCGCGAAAGCATCGGGGCCTGGATGACCTTCTACGTGCTGGCCCAGACCGAACCGCAGGCGCTGCGGCTGTGGCGGATCTACCAGCGCCGGCTGAGGTCCAACCTGACCCACGCGCTGCGCCCGGTCTGCCCGGCGCCCGAGGCGGCGGCCGACACGCTGATCGCGCTGATCGACGGGCTCTACATCCGCGCCGCGCTCAATGACCCCGAGGCGCCGGGCCTCGCCCGCGATCACGCGCTGCGCGTGCTGGCACTGTTCAAGGACCAATCCGCATGACCAATCCCAACATCCTGATCCTGATGGTCGACCAGCTGAACGGCACCCTGTTTCCCGACGGGCCGGCCGACTGGCTGCACGCGCCGAACCTGAAACGCCTGGCCGAACGATCGGTGCGGTTCGCCAATGCCTATACCGGATCGCCCCTGTGCGCGCCGGGGCGGGCGGCCTTCATGTCCGGGCAATTGCCGCGCCGCACCGGCGTCTACGACAACGCGGCGGAATTCCGGTCCGACATCCCGACCTATGCCCACCACCTGCGCCGGGCGGGCTATTACACCTGCCTCTCGGGCAAGATGCACTTTGTCGGCCCCGACCAGCTGCACGGGTTCGAAGACCGCCTGACCACCGACATCTACCCGGCCGATTTCGGCTGGACGCCGGATTACCGCAAGCCGGGCGAACGCATCGACTGGTGGTATCACAACATGGGGTCCGTCACGGGCGCCGGCGTGGCCGAGATCACCAACCAGCTCGAATATGATGACGAGGTCGCCTACAACGCCTGCGCCAAGCTTTACGATCTGGCGCGCGGCAAGGATGCGCGGCCCTGGAGCCTGACGGTCAGCTTTACCCACCCGCATGACCCTTACGTCGCGCGCAAGAAATACTGGGACCTCTACGAGGAATGCGAACACCTCGCTCCGGACGTGCCGGACCTGGGCTACGACGCACAGGATCCCCATTCGAAACGACTGTTCGACGCCAACGACTGGCGCAACTTCAACATCACCGAAGAAGACATCCGCCGGTCGCGGCGCGCCTATTTCGCCAATATCTCCTATGTCGACGATAAGATCGGCGAGATCCTCCAGGTGCTGGAAGACACCCGGCAGGAGGCGGTGATCCTGTTCCTGTCCGACCACGGCGACATGCTGGGCGAACGGGGCTTGTGGTTCAAGATGTCCTTCTACGAAGGCTCCGCCCGGGTGCCGCTGATGATGTGCGCCCCGGGACTCGCGCCGCAGCGGATCGACACGCCGGTGTCCTCGATCGACGTGACGCCCACGCTCGGCGCGCTGGCCGGCGTCGACATGTCCGACATCGCCCCCTGGACCGATGGCGAAAACCTGGTGCCCCTGGCGAAAGGAACCCCGCGCGAGGCGCCGGTGGCGATCGAATACGCCGCCGAAGGCTCGCAGGCGCCGCTGGTCTGCCTGCGCATGGGGCGGTGGAAATACACCCGCTGCACGCTGGATCCCGACCAGCTGTTCGACCTTCAGGCCGACCCGCACGAGCTGACCAACCTGGCCTGCGACCCGGCCCATGCGCAACCGCTGGCGCAGTTGCGCGCCATGGCCGATGCCCGCTGGGACCTGGACGCCTACGACGCCGAGGTGCGCGCCAGCCAGGCCCGTCGCTGGGTGGTCTACGAAGCGCTGCGCCAGGGCGGCTATTACCCCTGGGATTACCAGCCGCTGCGCCAGGCCTCCGAACGCTACATGCGCAACCACATGGATCTCAACGCCCTGGAAGACAGTCAGCGGTTCCCGCGCGGCGAATAGCGTCTTCTTCTTGGCAAAAATACCTCTGCGACCCCCCCGGTCACAGAGCCACACACCCCTCATGGGCGCCCCGGACCGGCGCGCCCGGGACGACAAGGAAAGGTCCTGACATGGAAGCGGATTTCGTGATCGTCGGCGCCGGCAGTGCCGGGTGCGCCATGGCCTATCGCCTGTCCGAGGCGGGTGCGTCCGTCATCGTCGTGGAACACGGGGGCACCGATGCCGGCCCGTTCATCCAGATGCCGGCCGCGCTCAGCTACCCGATGAACATGGCGCGCTACGACTGGGGCTACAGATCCGAACCCGAACCGCACCTGGGCAACCGCGAACTCGCCTGCCCGCGGGGCAAGGTGATCGGCGGGTCGTCGTCGATCAACGGCATGGTCTACGTGCGCGGCCACGCGATGGATTACGAACACTGGAACGAAAGCGGCGCCGACGGCTGGGGCTATGCCGACGTGCTGCCCTATTTCCAGCGAATGGAACATTGGCACGACGGCGGCCATGGCGGCGATCCCGAATGGCGGGGCACGGACGGGCCGCTGCACGTCACGCGCGGCACCCGGGAAAACCCCCTGCACGCGGCCTTTGTCGAGGCCGGAAAGCAGGCCGGCTACCCGCTGACCGACGATTACAACGGCCGCCAGCAGGAAGGCTTTGGCGCGATGGAGCAGACGGTCTGGCAGGGCCGGCGCTGGTCGGCGGCCAATGCCTACCTGAAGCCCGCGCTCAAGCGCGACAACTGCACCCTGGTGCGCGGCCTCGTCACCCGCGTGGTGATCGAGGAGGGGCGCGCCACCGGCGTCGAACTGGCCGGGCGCGCGCCGATCAAGGCGCGGCGCGAGGTGATCCTGGCCGCCTCGGCGATCAATTCGCCCAAGATCCTGATGCTGTCGGGCATCGGCCCGGCCAGCCACCTGGCCGAACACGGCATTGGCGTCGTGGCCGACCGTCCCGGCGTGGGGGCCAACCTGCAAGACCACCTGGAAGTCTATATCCAGATGGCGGCAAGCCAGCCGATCACGCTGTACAAATACTGGAGCCTGTTCGGAAAGGCGCGCGTGGGCGCGCAATGGCTGTTCACCGGCAAGGGGCCCGGCGCGTCGAACCAGTTCGAAAGCTGCGCCTTCATCCGCACCCGGCCGGGCGTCAAGTACCCGGATATCCAGTATCATTTCCTGCCCATCGCCGTGCGCTACGACGGCCAGGCGGCGGCCGAGGGCCATGGCTTCCAGGCCCATGTCGGCCCGATGCGGTCCAAAAGCCGGGGCCGGATCCGGCTGCGGTCGGGCAAGGCCGAGGACGCGCCGGTGATCCGTTTCAACTACATGTCCACGCCCGAGGACTGGGCCGATTTCCGCACCTGCATCCGCCTCACGCGCGAGATCTTCGGGCAGGAGGCCTTTGCGCCCTATGTCCGCCACGAGATCCAGCCCGGCGCCGACCTGCAGACCGATGACGAACTGGACGGGTTCATCCGCGCGCACGCCGAAAGCGCCTATCACCCCTGCGGCACCTGCCGGATGGGGGCGGCTTCGGATTCGCGGTCTGTGGTCGACCCGCAAGGCCGGGTGATCGGGGTCACGGGGCTGCGCGTCGCCGACAGTTCGATCTTTCCGCGCATCACCAACGGCAATCTCAACGGGCCGTCGATCATGGTAGGCGAAAAGATGTCCGATCACATCCTTGGCCGCGACCCGCTGCCCCGGTCGAACAAGCGTCCATGGATCAACCCGGACTGGCAGACCGCGCAGCGGTGATTTCTCGTGATAGGGTCTGCGGTTTGATCCGGGTCAAGGCGCACCATATCCGCTTCAGATAGCGTGACGCAAAATCAACGAGGAAGGAGACAGACATGTCGCATACGCCCCACGAGCTTGCCGAGGAATTCCCGGACATGGTCGACCTGATGAGCAAGCTGAAGTCCAGCGATACCCACTTTGCCAGGCTCTACGAGGAATATCACGACCTGAACCGCAAGGTGCATCGGGCCGAAACCAACGTGGAACCGATGGAAGACCTGACCGAAGGCGAGATCCGCAAGCAGCGCGCCGCGCTGAAGGACGAGATCTACGCCTATCTCAAGGAACAGGCCTGAGCCTAGCGCACGTTGTAGGGCAATACGCCACGCCGGTCGGCCTCGATGGTCAGCCGGCGTTCAAGCGGGGGAACCGACCGTTGGTGGCAGGTCCTGCGTTCACAGATCCGGCAGGAAATGCCAATGGGTTCAAAGGCCTGGGCGTTGGAAATGTCCAGGCCTTCCGCATAGACGAGCGATCCGGCATGCCGGACCTCGCATCCAAGTGAAATCGCGTATCGCCTGACCGGCGCGCCGAAGGCGCCGCCGGATTTCGACACGTCGCGCGCGATCGAGATATAGCGCACCCCGTCCGGCGTTTCCGCCAGCTGGCGCAGGAAGCGGCCCGGGGTCTCGAAGGCGCGGTGCACGTTCCACAGCGGGCAGGCGCCGCCGAAGCGGGCGAATTGCAGGCGCGTGGCCGAATGGCGCTTGGTGATCGTGCCGGCCTGGTCGACGCGGACGAAGAAGAACGGAATGCCCTTGGCGCCAGGGCGCTGCATGGTCGAAAGCCGGTGGGCGACCTGTTCGATGGACGCCCCGAAATGGCGGGAAAGTCGTTCCAGATCATGGCGATAGTCCTGTGCGGCCTCCAGGAAGGCGCGGTAGGGCATCAGCGCGGCGCCGGCAAAGTAATTGGCCAGCCCGATCTTGGCGATGGCGCGCGCCTCCTCGCTCTGGAACCTCGCGAAATCAAGCGTGGCTTCCAGCAGCTTGTCCTGCCTCAGCAGCGCCAGTTGCAGCAGCATCTGGAACACCCGCGTCTCGATACCGGCGCGCGACGACAGCGTCAGCCGGCCGGTTTCGGCATCGAAGCGGCGCAGATCCTCCATCTCGTCCAGCGCGACGGTCAGCCCCATGTCGTTCAGCGTGGCCTCGGCATGCGCCGCGATGCCACCCGCGCCGGCGTGCGAGGCAAAGGTTTCGGCGGCGCGGTCGACAGCGTCCAGGTAGTTGTCACAATAGTGAAAAAAGTCCCGTACCTCGTCCCAGGGCGAGGTCTGGATCCGGGCATCTTCCCGTCCCAGCGCCTCGTCCAGAGAGGCCAGGCGTTCATGGGTCTGCCGGTAGGCGCGGTGCAATTCGATGAAGGCCCGTGCCAGGGCAGGAGCATTCGACGCAGTCAGGCGCAGATCGGCGAGCGGTGGGGTCATGTCGGCGAAGACAGGATCGGCGAGGACTTCGCGCAGGTCGGAAACAAGGCGTTCGCCGTCGCCGGTGGACAATTCGGTGACGTCGATGCCGAATTCCCGGGCCAGCGCCAGGACGACGGTAGTGGAGACCGGGCGGTTGTTGTTTTCCATCTGGTTGAGATAGGGCAGCGACACCCCCAGCTTGGCCGCAAAATCCTTTTGTGTCAGTGACATGCGGGTCCGGATTTCGCGCAGCTTGGTGCCGGCGTAAAGCTTCTGGGTGGCCATGGGATGCCTTTGCAAATCTTTGCGTTGAGAGAGATTAGGTTTGCAAAGGGTGCGCCGCAAGAGGGGGCGCTGCCCCCGTCCTCCGATGGAGGACTCCCCCGAGGGTATTTGGGCCAAGAAGAAGATATGGCCCGTTTTGTACAAAAATCGCGGCGCGGTTTGTCTGTTTTGTACGGAATTTCAGGGACGCGCGGCCTGCTGCTTCTTTCTTTTTCCAAATACCCGGCGCGCCATCGGCCAGCGGGCGCGGCGTCAGGTGGTCAGCGTCAGGCGTCGTTCCCGGCGGATCACCATCAGCACGGCGATGAGCCCGAGGATCGACGAGGTGAACATCAACCACAGCAACGGGTAGGCGCCGGATTCGTGGGTCAGCAGCGAACCGGCGAGGGCCGAGAGCGCGGCGCCGCCGCCGATCATCAGCGCGCCGCCAAGGCCCGAGGCGGTGCCGGCCAGGTGGGGGCGGACCGAGAGCATGCCGGCGGTGGCGTTGGGGATGGCAAGGCCGTTGCCGAGGCCGATGAAGGCCATGCATCCGAAGAAGGTCAGCGCCGAGCCGAGGCCGGCGGCGAAGAGGCTGAGCGCCAGCAGCATGCCGCCGGCGCAGATCGAGCAGCCCCAGAGCACCATCAGGTTCACGCCCACGGCCTGGGAAAACCGGCCCGTGATGAAGTTGCCCAGGAAATAGCCGATGGCCGGCACGCCGAAATGCAGACCCAGCGCCTGGGGTGTCAGGCTGAAGATCTCGCTGCCGACGAAAGGCGCGCCGCCGAGGTAGCTGAAGAAGCTGCCCGAACACAGCGCGCAGGCCAGCGCGTAGCCCCAGAACCGGGGGGAGGTCAGAAGTTCGGGGTAGTCGCGGACCTGTTCGCGGAAGCTTTGGCCGGTGATCTGCGCCGTCTCGCCCTGGTCGGCCCAGCACAGCCAGAAGACCAGCGCGCCCAGGGCGAACAGCAGCCAGAAGCTGCCCTGCCAGCCCATGATCGAATCCAGCGCGCCGCCGATCGCGGGGCTGACCATCGGCGCCACCGCCATGCCCATGGTGACATAGCCGATCATGCTGGCGGCCCGGTCCTGGTGGTGGATGTCGCGGATGATGGCCCGGCTGAGAACCAGGCCCACCGCCACCACCGCCTGGCACATGCGGAACATCAGGAAGATCCCGGCGGTGGGCGCGAAGATGCAGCCCAGCGTCGCCAGGGAGAACAGCGCAAAACCCGCCAGCACCACGGGCCGGCGGCCCAGCTGGTCCGACAGCGGGCCGATGAACAGCTGCAGCAGGCCGCTGACCGCAAGGTACAGCGCCACCGACAATTGCATCACCTTGTAGTCGGTCTGGAAATAGGCCGTCATGTTCGGCAGGCTCGGCAGGAAGATGTTCATCGACAGCGCCGACAGCGAACACATGATGATCAGCGTCGCGATATGCGGCGGGGACTTCCGGTCGAGAAAGGTGATGGATGCGTTTGTCATGCAGTTGCAATAGTCCTGTACTGGCATCTTGTCTATCTTGCTGAAGCGGCTGGCCTTGCGTGGGGTGGATGAAAACCGGCGGAATTTGCGGGTTTGCATTTTGCAGAACGCATGCTGCCAATAGTTTGCAAATATTCCGATTCATGCTTTGGATGCGGCGGCGCGGCATGTAAGGTCTGCCGCGAAACCGGGAGAAGGTAGACCGATGAAGGACATTCTAGCAGAGCTCGAATCCCGCCGCGATGCTGCCCGCCAGGGTGGCGGCGCCCGCCGGGTCGAGGCGCAGCACGGCCGGGGCAAGCTGACCGCGCGCGAACGCATCGATCTTCTGGTGGACGAGGGCAGCTTTGAAGAATTCGACATGTTCAAGGCGCATCGCTGCACCGATTTCGGCATGGAGACCCAGCGCCCCTACGGCGATGGAGTCATCACCGGCTGGGGCACGATCAACGGCCGCCTGGTCTATGTGTTTTCCCAGGACTTCACCGTCTTCGGCGGGTCGCTGTCGGAAACCCATGCCGAGAAGATCTGCAAGATCATGGACATGGCCGTGCGCAACGGCGCGCCGGTCATCGGTCTGAACGACAGCGGCGGCGCGCGGATCCAGGAGGGCGTGGCCTCGCTTGCCGGGTACGCCGAGGTGTTCCAGCGCAATATCGACGCCAGCGGCGTGGTGCCCCAGATCAGCGTGATCATGGGCCCCTGCGCGGGCGGTGCGGTCTATTCGCCGGCGATGACCGATTTCATCTTCATGGTGAAGGACAGTTCCTACATGTTCGTTACCGGCCCCGACGTGGTGAAGACGGTGACCAACGAACAGGTCACCGCCGAGGAACTGGGCGGGGCGTCGACGCACACGAAGAAGAGTTCGGTTGCCGACGCGGCGTTCGAGAACGACGTGGAAGCGCTGGCCGAGGTGCGCCGCCTGGTCGACATGCTGCCCGCGTCGAACCGGGAAAAGCCCCCCGTCCGCCCGTTCTTTGACAGTCCGGACCGCGAGGACATGTCGCTGGATACGCTGATCCCGGAAAACCCGAACCAGCCCTACGACATGAAGGAACTGATCCACAAGATCGCGGACGAGGGCGATTTCTACGAGATCCAGAAGGATTTCGCGGGCAACATCATCACCGGGTTCATCCGGCTGGAAGGGCAGACCGTGGGCGTGGTGGCCAACCAGCCGATGGTGCTGGCCGGGTGCCTGGATATCGACAGTTCGCGCAAGGCGGCGCGGTTCGTGCGGTTCTGCGACTGCTTCGAAATCCCGATCCTGACGCTGGTCGATGTGCCGGGGTTCCTGCCGGGGACCGCGCAGGAATACGGCGGGGTCATCAAGCACGGCGCCAAGCTGCTGTTCGCCTATGGCGAGGCGAGCGTACCGAAGGTCACGGTGATCACGCGCAAGGCCTATGGCGGGGCTTATGACGTGATGGCGTCCAAGCACCTGAAGGGCGACGTGAACTATGCCTGGCCCACCGCCGAGATCGCGGTGATGGGGGCCAAGGGCGCGACCGAGATCATCCATCGCGCCGACCTGGGCGATCCCGAGAAGATCGCCAAGCACACGAAGGATTACGAGGATCGGTTCGCCAATCCCTTCGTGGCGGCCGAACGGGGGTTCATCGACGACGTGATCATGCCGCATGGCACGCGCCGCCGGGTCTGCCGGGCGTTTGCCGCGCTGCGCAACAAGCGCATCGAGAAGCCCTGGAAGAAGCACGACAACATCCCGCTCTGACGGGAAGGTCGCTGGGAATCTCCGGGGAGGAGAAGAGCGGGGCCGGCCCGGCCAATCCGGGCCGTGCGGCCGGCCCCGTTGCCCGGATTGGAGGAGTTGGACATGTCCTTGCCCGAATTTCACATGATCGCCGGTGGGCCGCGCCCCGTCGCGCCGTTCTCCCATGCGGTGGAGGCCGATGGCTGGGTGATGCTGACCGGGCAGATGCCGACCGATCCGAATGCGCCGGACGCGCCGCTGCCCGACGGGATCGAGGCGCAGACGCGCCGGGTGATGGAGAACCTGGAGATCGTGCTGAAGGGGGTGGGGCTTGGGCTGGAACACGTGGTGCAGTGCCGGTGCTACCTGACGGCGTTTCACCGCGATTACGCGGCGTTCAACGACACCTACCAGAGCTTTTTCCCCGAAGACCGGCGGCCCGCCCGGACCACCGTGGGCGTGACCGCGCTGGCGGTGGGGGCGCTGGTGGAGATCGACTGCATGGCGAGAAGACCCGATGCGTGACCGCTGGCATGTGCTGAAAGAGCCCGGAACCTATACGCTGGCCCGCCGCCTGCCGGTGCGCTTTGACGTGGCGGTGACGACGACCTTGCCCAAGATGCGCAAGGAACGGCTGGCGCAGCAGGTGCGCCAGGACATGTGGCGGGCGCTGCAGAAGGTGCGGGGGTTTTCGCCGGTGGTGCGGGTCGTCGAGACCGAGGCGGGCTGCGAGGTGACGGCCGGGGGCAGCGTGGAGGCGAAGAGCTTTCCGAAGGCGCGGATGGAAGAGGTGCTGGTCGCGATCCTGGAGGATCCGGAGCGGCGGGCGCGTTGGGGGCGTTGGGCGGTTGCGATGGTTGCGGCGCTGGTCCTGCCGGTGCTGATTGCGGGCGGCGCGGCGGCCGGGCCGGCGCCGGTGCCGGTCAAGGTGCCGTCGGGCCGGGAGGTCGCGTTGATGGGGGTGCTGCTGGACGATACGCCGGGCGCCTTGTGGGCGCGGTTCCGGTTCGTGGCGCCGGGGCTGGGGGACGCGGCATCGGCGGAGGCGACGGCGCAGGACATGGACGATCTGTGTGCCCACGTGGCGGTGCCCTACCTTGAGCACAACAAGATCCAGCCGGCACGGGTGGTGATTTCGCTGTCCGACCGCGAGATCGAGTTCGGCAAGAACGCCCCGGACGCGGTGCAGTATTTCGAGGCCTATACGCTGGACGGCGACACCTGTGTCTGGGAGGGGCTGTGATGGGCGCGCTGTGCCTGCCCGTATCGGCGCCCGGTTGCCGAGCGCGCGATCACGCCAGATGTCTTTTGACGCGCGACTGCGGTAATGTGATCGGCGACCGTAACGATGCGGTCGTGAGGGGGCAGGGCGGCACAGAGGCTTGCGCCGGTCCCGACTTCGTGTGCAGGAGCAACACATGTTCAAGAGTATCAAGCTGCTGGCCCTGGCCGGCGTCATCGGCACGACCCTGTCGGCCTGCGCCAAGGACGAACCCGAAGTGGTCTATGTCCAGCCCGAACCGGTATCGACCGAGCCGACCTACACCGGCAAGTACAAGTAACACAACGAAACGCGCCGGGCGGGCCCCTGCGCCTGCCCGCGCGGTGGCCGTGCCCGTGCGCCCAAGGAGGCGCCCATGCTGAAGCATCGCGGCTTTCCCGGGCGGTTGCCCGGTTCAGATTTCCAGTTCACCGTCCGTCGCGCCAACCCCAAGGGCGTGACCAAGATCACCCGGCGGGAGCGTTATCGCGACCGCAAGGCCGTGGACAAGCGGGCGGACGCGGCCTTCATGGCCGCGCTGTGGGACCATTTCGGCGCCGAGCCGTTCGAACGCGGCAACCTGGATGCCGGCCGGCTGAGCTGGCTGTTCGGGCGCGAGGTGGTGGCGGCCGAGGATCCCTTTGACCCTGCAAGCTATGACGCGCTGCTGCGCATCGACGAGGCTGTTGCCCGGGCGTCCTATCCGGATGCGTTCGACGGCGACGGCCTTGGCGATTTCGACGCGGATGACGGCGACGACGAGGAGGACGAATGGGACTGATCTGGTCAAGAGCGGATACCCGCCGCATGGCGGAACACCGCGTATGGCCAGCCTGCGGGCGGGAACCTTATGTCATGGGACGCGTTAAGATTGCGAAACATGCAGAAGGACAGTACCCATGCCCATCAAACCCATCGTCGTCACCCTTGGTCTTTGTGCAGCCGTCGCGGCCTGCGGTGAAACCACCGGTCAACAAGCCCTGTTTGGCGGCAGCGCGGGCGCGCTTGGCGGCGCAGCCGTCGGGGCGAACCCGATCGCCACGGCCGCCGTCGGCGCCGGTGCAAACGTGCTGTATTGCCAGCAGAACCCCGGCAAGTGCAACTGATACCGTAAGCCGCGGCGTCCGGGGGTTTCCCCCGGCGCACGCAGCCGCCCGTCCCGGGCAGCCCGATCCCCAGACAGACACCGTCCCGGCCTTGAGTGGCCAGGGCGGTGTCTTGCGTTTGGTCCCCCAATCATGCGGATGAAGACGAAGGACGAGATATGTTCAAGAAGATCCTGATCGCGAACCGGGGCGAGATCGCCTGCCGGGTCATCAAGACGGCCCGCAAGATGGGCATCCAGACCGTCGCCGTCTATTCCGACGCCGACAAGAACGCGCTGCACGTGGCGATGGCGGACGAGGCGATCCACATCGGCCCGCCGCCGGCCAACCAGTCGTACATCATCATCGACAAGATCATGGCGGCGATCAGGGAAAGCGGCGCCGAGGCGGTGCATCCGGGCTATGGCTTCCTGTCGGAAAACCCCAAGTTCGCCGAGGCGCTGGACGCCGCCGGCGTCGCCTTTATCGGGCCGCCCAAGGGCGCGATCGAGGCGATGGGCGACAAGATCACGTCCAAGAAGATCGCGCAGGAGGCCAACGTGTCGACCGTGCCCGGCTACATGGGGCTGATCGCGGACGCGGACGAGGCGGTGAAGATTTCCGGCGAGATCGGCTATCCGGTGATGATCAAGGCCAGCGCCGGGGGCGGCGGCAAGGGGATGCGGATCGCCTGGAACGACGAGGAGGCGCGCGAAGGCTTCCAGAGTTCCAAGAACGAGGCGGCCAATTCCTTCGGCGACGACCGGATCTTTATCGAAAAGTTCGTGACCCAGCCGCGCCATATCGAGATCCAGGTGCTGGCCGACCAGCACGGCAATTGCATCTACCTGGGCGAACGCGAATGTTCGATCCAGCGCCGCAACCAGAAGGTCATCGAGGAAGCGCCGTCGCCGTTCCTGGATGAAGCCACCCGCAAGGCCATGGGCGAACAATCCTGCGCGCTGGCCAAGGCGGTTGGCTATGCGTCGGCGGGCACGGTCGAATTCATCGTCGATGGCGACCGGAACTTCTATTTCCTCGAGATGAACACGCGCCTGCAGGTGGAACACCCGGTGACCGAGCTGATCACCGGCGTCGACCTGGTGGAACAGATGATCCGGGTGGCCAATGGCGAGCCGCTGAGCCTGACCCAGGACGACGTGAAGCTGAACGGCTGGGCGATGGAAAGCCGGCTGTACGCCGAGGATCCCTATCGCAACTTCCTGCCGTCGATCGGCCGGCTGACACGGTATCGCCCGCCGGCGGAAACCGAAAGCTATGCGCCCGGCGTGGTGCCGAGCGAACCGGTGATCCGTAACGATACCGGCGTCTACGAAGGCGGCGAGATTTCGATGT includes these proteins:
- the accA1_1 gene encoding Acetyl-/propionyl-coenzyme A carboxylase alpha chain, which codes for MFKKILIANRGEIACRVIKTARKMGIQTVAVYSDADKNALHVAMADEAIHIGPPPANQSYIIIDKIMAAIRESGAEAVHPGYGFLSENPKFAEALDAAGVAFIGPPKGAIEAMGDKITSKKIAQEANVSTVPGYMGLIADADEAVKISGEIGYPVMIKASAGGGGKGMRIAWNDEEAREGFQSSKNEAANSFGDDRIFIEKFVTQPRHIEIQVLADQHGNCIYLGERECSIQRRNQKVIEEAPSPFLDEATRKAMGEQSCALAKAVGYASAGTVEFIVDGDRNFYFLEMNTRLQVEHPVTELITGVDLVEQMIRVANGEPLSLTQDDVKLNGWAMESRLYAEDPYRNFLPSIGRLTRYRPPAETESYAPGVVPSEPVIRNDTGVYEGGEISMFYDPMIAKLCTWGKDRLSAIEEMRGALDAFEVEGIGHNLPFLSAVMDHPKFVAGEMTTAFIAEEYPEGFDGVMLSEGALKKVAAAAAAMNRVAEIRRTRVSGRMDNHERTVGTDWVVTAQGTSFAVSIAADHDGATVSFDDGAALRVASDWTPGKTLAVLSIDGAPVTLKVEPISGGFRVRTGGADMKVHVRTPRQHELALLMPEKLPPDTSKLLLCPMPGLIVKVNVEVGQEVQDGQALCTVEAMKMENILRAEKKGVISKINAAPGDSLAVDDVIMEFE